In the genome of Pseudoglutamicibacter cumminsii, one region contains:
- a CDS encoding inositol monophosphatase family protein, whose protein sequence is MSHAHTASDPVVAEVFDVALGAAHAGATVLASMRGQAEITAQADTKSAAGDWVTQADRASEQATREYIHARRPDDALTGEEYDATGDTYAEYRWCIDPLDGTANFVRGLPHYGVSVAVARREYLSEYRGEDGNPTEDTPFVEQWVAGVVIAPELKQMWAATAGHAYTAPWNAEKTPPRYGEESSRTLTAEVSEGASGQARILAYGFGYGADQRQSQAQALTHLIPHFDNVRRLGSAAIDMCLVADGTLDAYAETNINEWDWAAGAFIAETAGFPVQRPLWNGSHSYGWCLVGDVHGRWLGPIAAIDTGNTAHASDASSVSDAVTVDAASGDGEVNAGAITLRYATYHDDEVIRELTERAYLHAGYFGSADHRYMQRVAQVAERRRHALMLVAEDADQNIVASVTFSLAGSLWADLAEDGELEMRLLVVDPRFQRAGLGGKLVEKFLEFAGTLHGIRKLVLTTTPDWEPAMRFYARYGFSRDTHRDIDIPEVPGLWLAAFSKEISPHHTSGS, encoded by the coding sequence GTGAGCCACGCTCATACGGCCTCGGACCCTGTAGTGGCAGAGGTGTTCGACGTGGCGCTGGGCGCTGCGCATGCGGGCGCCACGGTACTCGCATCGATGCGGGGCCAGGCAGAAATCACCGCTCAAGCCGACACGAAATCCGCGGCAGGGGACTGGGTCACCCAGGCCGACCGTGCATCCGAGCAAGCGACCCGCGAATACATCCACGCCCGCCGGCCAGACGATGCGCTCACTGGCGAAGAATACGACGCAACCGGCGACACATACGCCGAATACCGTTGGTGCATCGACCCGCTCGACGGAACCGCGAACTTTGTGCGCGGACTGCCGCACTACGGGGTATCCGTCGCGGTGGCGCGCCGCGAATATCTCAGCGAATATCGTGGCGAAGACGGCAACCCAACCGAAGACACCCCATTCGTTGAACAGTGGGTGGCCGGGGTAGTGATCGCGCCTGAGCTCAAGCAGATGTGGGCGGCCACTGCGGGCCATGCGTACACAGCTCCGTGGAATGCCGAGAAGACCCCGCCTCGGTACGGGGAAGAATCCAGCCGAACCCTCACAGCGGAGGTCTCCGAAGGCGCTTCCGGCCAGGCTCGGATTCTCGCGTATGGATTCGGCTACGGCGCTGACCAGCGTCAAAGCCAAGCCCAAGCGCTGACACACCTCATCCCGCACTTCGACAACGTCCGCCGCCTCGGTTCAGCCGCCATCGACATGTGCCTCGTAGCGGACGGGACCCTCGACGCCTACGCGGAAACCAACATCAACGAATGGGACTGGGCGGCCGGCGCATTCATCGCAGAAACCGCAGGCTTCCCGGTGCAACGCCCCCTCTGGAACGGCTCCCACAGCTACGGATGGTGCCTCGTAGGTGATGTCCACGGACGATGGCTCGGTCCAATCGCCGCCATCGACACGGGCAATACAGCGCACGCTAGCGATGCATCCAGCGTTAGCGATGCAGTGACCGTTGACGCAGCCAGTGGTGACGGTGAGGTCAACGCGGGTGCCATCACGCTCCGTTACGCGACCTACCACGATGATGAAGTGATCCGTGAGCTCACCGAGCGCGCGTACCTACACGCCGGATACTTCGGGTCCGCAGACCACCGCTACATGCAACGGGTTGCGCAGGTAGCAGAACGCCGCAGGCATGCACTCATGCTCGTCGCGGAAGACGCTGACCAGAACATCGTGGCGTCAGTGACGTTCTCGCTCGCAGGCAGCCTGTGGGCCGACCTCGCCGAGGACGGCGAGCTTGAGATGCGGCTCTTGGTTGTGGACCCGCGGTTCCAACGCGCGGGTCTCGGCGGGAAACTTGTCGAAAAGTTCCTCGAGTTCGCCGGGACGTTGCACGGTATTCGCAAGCTCGTTCTGACCACCACACCTGATTGGGAACCAGCGATGCGTTTCTATGCCCGCTACGGATTCTCACGCGACACCCACCGGGACATCGACATCCCAGAAGTACCTGGGCTATGGCTCGCGGCATTCAGCAAAGAAATCAGCCCGCACCACACGTCGGGGTCGTGA
- the tpx gene encoding thiol peroxidase: MATIEFQGKTLNTVGALPAVGQAAPEFTTVNTDLEDVTLKDLAGKRVVLNVFPSIDTGVCAQSVREFNKRAAGLDNTVVVTVSMDLPFALGRFCGAEGIDNVIATSAFRSSFGEDYGIKFADGPMKGLMARGVIVIDTDGSVLYSSLTPSVGEEPAYDEILNVL; encoded by the coding sequence ATGGCTACTATCGAGTTCCAAGGTAAGACCCTCAACACCGTCGGCGCCCTCCCTGCAGTGGGCCAGGCCGCTCCAGAGTTCACCACCGTCAACACCGACCTCGAAGACGTGACTCTCAAGGACCTCGCGGGCAAGCGCGTTGTCCTGAACGTCTTCCCATCCATCGACACCGGCGTATGCGCCCAGTCTGTACGCGAATTCAACAAGCGTGCAGCGGGCCTCGACAACACCGTCGTTGTCACCGTGTCCATGGACCTCCCGTTCGCTCTCGGTCGTTTCTGCGGCGCTGAAGGCATCGACAACGTCATCGCAACCTCGGCGTTCCGCTCGAGCTTCGGCGAAGACTACGGAATCAAGTTCGCGGACGGCCCAATGAAGGGCCTCATGGCTCGCGGTGTCATCGTCATCGACACCGACGGCAGCGTGCTGTATTCCTCCCTGACCCCAAGCGTGGGTGAGGAGCCAGCCTACGACGAGATCCTCAACGTCCTCTAA
- a CDS encoding ribokinase → MSKPTVTVVGSTNLDITATVHRLPGPGETLLGRTLVHSPGGKGGNQALAASRAGANVRFITAVGSDEAAREAHELLAADGVDLDHVLVREDEPTGTAIITVDQGAENTIIVIAGANQHLDAGAVQARAAAIEGVVVLQGEIPVTGIQAAFAAAEGRVVFNLAPVIDVPADLILRADPLVVNEHEGAGALTMLGGNPDGLSDEEIVHALKAAGVRSVVMTLGANGSHVIDDEGEHKIPAHTVTPVDTTGAGDAYVGALAARLAAGDSLADAAGYATRYAADTVTRAGAQASYGVLPVR, encoded by the coding sequence ATGAGCAAGCCAACCGTCACCGTCGTGGGGTCCACCAACCTGGACATCACCGCAACCGTGCACCGCCTCCCTGGGCCGGGCGAAACCCTCCTCGGACGCACGCTCGTGCACTCACCAGGCGGCAAAGGCGGCAACCAGGCGCTCGCAGCTTCCCGCGCAGGCGCCAACGTCCGGTTCATCACGGCAGTCGGGAGCGACGAAGCCGCACGCGAAGCACACGAGCTCCTCGCCGCGGACGGCGTTGACCTCGACCACGTCCTCGTACGCGAAGATGAGCCAACTGGGACCGCGATCATCACTGTCGACCAGGGCGCCGAAAACACGATCATCGTGATCGCAGGGGCCAACCAGCACCTCGACGCTGGAGCCGTCCAAGCGCGCGCCGCTGCGATCGAAGGCGTCGTCGTCTTGCAAGGCGAAATCCCCGTGACCGGAATCCAGGCAGCCTTCGCGGCAGCAGAGGGCCGCGTCGTGTTTAATCTCGCGCCCGTCATCGACGTGCCAGCAGACCTGATCCTGCGAGCAGACCCGCTCGTCGTCAACGAACACGAAGGCGCGGGCGCCCTCACGATGCTCGGCGGCAACCCGGACGGCCTGAGCGACGAAGAGATCGTGCACGCGCTCAAAGCAGCAGGGGTGCGTTCGGTTGTCATGACGCTCGGAGCCAACGGCTCCCACGTCATCGACGATGAGGGCGAACACAAAATCCCGGCCCACACCGTAACTCCCGTCGACACGACAGGCGCCGGCGACGCCTACGTGGGCGCCCTCGCCGCGCGGCTTGCAGCGGGGGACAGCCTCGCCGACGCCGCCGGGTACGCAACCCGCTACGCCGCCGACACCGTGACCCGCGCAGGAGCGCAAGCGTCCTACGGTGTTCTGCCCGTACGATGA
- the ligA gene encoding NAD-dependent DNA ligase LigA: MVTDKASKASSVPAVSVTAGDSATGESAAVPAHELRDEYADLVDKVRKYRHAYYNENTQLVSDAEFDELFARLEELEALHPELVTNDSPTQEVGGEVSAAFSPVTHPSQMYSLEDVFTYEELEAWFERARTNSASLAPGVEIKWLTEVKIDGLAVNLMYRDGVLDVAATRGDGTTGEDVTDNVKTIADIPHQLKGEGWPAELEVRGEVFIPSKEFEAFNESLIAEGKAPLANPRNAAAGSLRQKDPAQTAKRPLRMFVHGVGAREGMDVESQHEIYAQLEAWGLPVSPYNKLFHTTDEVFAYIDQIGQDRHSLVHEIDGMVIKIDDFQAQRALGYTSRTPRWAVAYKYPPEEVHTDLLEIRVQVGRTGRVTPYGVMRPVTVAGSTVERATLHNRDVVKAKNLLIGDVVVLRKAGDVIPEIVGPVLPLREGREDELSEWVMPSECPSCGTPLRPAKESDVDLRCPNSQHCPEQLAQRVEYAASRGGLDIEALGAEAAIALTIGPGPDPAENNGVPAPSGPGPLTTERDLFDLADPESALSKSLADVRVWREKRSKGQGTGVWELRPYFYTRGTSAKPAGPNANTQKLFREVAGAMGKDLWRVLVALSIRHVGPTASRALAQRFGSMDALREAVANENAVEILSDIDGVGTIIAEALVDWFQEDWHVEIVDAWQEAWRANGYEMADERDEEIAAILEGLTIVVTGSLEDFSRDEAKEAILARGGKATGSVSKKTSVVVAGEAAGSKLTKAQELGIPVLDEDGFKELLEHGTSVLEEDAAREGGGDQ; the protein is encoded by the coding sequence GTGGTAACTGACAAGGCATCGAAAGCATCATCTGTACCGGCCGTATCTGTAACGGCTGGCGACTCTGCAACGGGCGAGTCCGCGGCTGTCCCTGCGCATGAATTGCGGGATGAGTACGCGGATCTCGTCGATAAGGTCCGCAAGTATCGGCACGCGTATTACAACGAGAACACGCAGTTGGTTTCTGATGCCGAGTTTGATGAGTTGTTTGCTCGGCTTGAAGAGCTTGAGGCGCTGCACCCTGAGTTGGTGACGAACGATTCGCCGACGCAGGAAGTCGGCGGTGAGGTTTCGGCGGCGTTTTCGCCGGTTACTCACCCGAGCCAGATGTATTCGCTCGAAGACGTTTTCACTTACGAAGAGCTTGAAGCCTGGTTTGAGCGCGCCCGCACCAATAGTGCCTCGCTTGCGCCCGGGGTTGAGATTAAGTGGTTGACCGAGGTCAAGATCGATGGGCTTGCGGTGAACCTGATGTACCGCGATGGTGTCCTGGACGTCGCGGCAACCCGCGGGGACGGCACGACGGGCGAGGACGTCACGGATAACGTCAAAACGATCGCCGATATCCCGCACCAGTTGAAAGGTGAGGGGTGGCCGGCCGAGCTTGAGGTCCGCGGCGAGGTGTTCATCCCGTCTAAGGAGTTTGAGGCGTTCAACGAATCGCTCATCGCCGAAGGTAAAGCGCCTCTCGCGAATCCTCGCAACGCAGCGGCAGGTTCGCTGCGTCAGAAAGACCCAGCCCAGACCGCTAAGCGTCCGTTGCGGATGTTCGTGCACGGTGTGGGTGCACGCGAAGGCATGGACGTTGAGTCTCAGCACGAGATTTACGCGCAGCTTGAAGCGTGGGGGCTTCCGGTATCCCCGTATAACAAGCTGTTCCACACCACCGACGAAGTGTTCGCCTACATCGATCAGATCGGCCAAGACCGCCACAGCCTGGTTCATGAGATCGATGGCATGGTCATCAAGATCGATGACTTCCAGGCGCAACGTGCCTTAGGTTACACCTCCCGCACTCCTCGCTGGGCTGTCGCATATAAATACCCTCCAGAGGAAGTTCACACGGATCTTCTGGAGATCCGCGTGCAGGTCGGACGCACCGGCCGAGTCACGCCATACGGCGTGATGCGTCCTGTCACGGTGGCTGGTTCGACGGTTGAGCGCGCAACCTTGCACAACCGCGATGTGGTCAAGGCCAAGAATCTGCTCATCGGCGACGTCGTGGTGCTTCGTAAGGCAGGCGACGTCATCCCTGAGATCGTGGGGCCAGTGCTTCCGCTGCGTGAAGGCCGCGAGGACGAACTCTCCGAGTGGGTCATGCCAAGCGAATGCCCATCGTGTGGAACGCCGTTGCGCCCCGCGAAGGAAAGCGACGTAGATCTCCGTTGCCCTAACAGCCAACACTGCCCAGAGCAGCTGGCTCAGCGTGTTGAATACGCGGCCTCCCGCGGTGGGCTCGACATCGAGGCTCTCGGTGCCGAAGCGGCTATCGCTTTGACGATCGGCCCGGGACCGGACCCTGCTGAGAACAACGGGGTTCCGGCTCCTTCGGGTCCTGGGCCTTTGACGACCGAACGCGACTTGTTTGACCTTGCCGACCCGGAATCAGCGCTGTCGAAGTCGCTCGCGGATGTCCGCGTGTGGCGCGAGAAGCGGTCGAAAGGCCAGGGAACCGGCGTGTGGGAGCTACGCCCATACTTCTATACGCGTGGAACCTCGGCTAAACCCGCCGGGCCCAACGCGAATACGCAGAAGCTGTTCCGCGAGGTCGCTGGCGCTATGGGCAAGGACCTGTGGCGTGTGCTCGTCGCGTTGTCGATCCGCCACGTTGGCCCGACCGCATCGCGGGCCCTAGCTCAGCGTTTCGGCTCGATGGATGCGTTACGGGAAGCGGTAGCGAACGAGAACGCTGTCGAGATCCTTTCCGATATCGACGGCGTGGGAACGATCATCGCTGAAGCGCTCGTGGACTGGTTCCAGGAAGACTGGCACGTCGAGATCGTAGACGCGTGGCAGGAAGCCTGGCGGGCCAACGGCTACGAGATGGCCGACGAGCGAGACGAAGAGATCGCGGCGATCCTCGAAGGCCTCACGATTGTTGTGACCGGATCCCTTGAGGACTTCTCCCGAGACGAGGCGAAAGAAGCGATCCTCGCACGCGGCGGCAAAGCTACGGGGTCGGTCTCCAAGAAGACGAGCGTTGTGGTCGCGGGTGAAGCCGCCGGGTCTAAGCTCACGAAAGCCCAAGAACTCGGCATCCCAGTCCTGGACGAAGACGGATTCAAAGAACTCCTCGAACACGGCACATCCGTTCTCGAAGAAGACGCAGCACGTGAGGGAGGTGGCGACCAGTGA
- the gatA gene encoding Asp-tRNA(Asn)/Glu-tRNA(Gln) amidotransferase subunit GatA — protein MAEIYELSASELAAKLRAREITSEEAVKAHLDRIEKLDGVINAYLHVNAEEALDVAREVDQIRAAGGAEAEALHPLAGVPIAIKDLIVTKGQPTTAASRMLEGWMSPYDATVIAKIREAKLPMLGKTNLDEFAMGSSTEYSAFGVTRNPWDLDRIPGGSGGGSAAAVAGHLAPLALGTDTGGSIRQPSAVTGTVGVKPTYGAVSRYGAIAMASSLDQIGPVARTVWDAAALQELIGGHDPKDSTSLEGDSEGLIKAAEEGASSDLTGVKVGVISQLRGGEGFEDGVTASFEETLKTLEARGAEIVEVDCPNFTYAVGAYYLIMPSEVSSNLAKYDGVRFGLRVLPEDGPITIERVMGASRAAGFGDEVKRRIMLGTYALSAGYYDAYYGSAQKIRTLIQRDFAAAFEKVDVLVTPTAPTVAFKIGEKIDNPVAMYLNDIATIPANLAGIPGISIPSGLSEGLPVGVQFLVPAHEDARMYRIAAAAEAALEESYGGPLLTQAPNLDEAVAARVQEAN, from the coding sequence ATGGCAGAGATCTACGAACTTTCCGCATCCGAACTCGCCGCAAAACTGCGTGCACGCGAGATCACCAGCGAAGAAGCCGTCAAAGCCCACCTGGACCGCATCGAAAAGCTCGACGGCGTCATCAACGCATACCTGCACGTCAACGCTGAGGAAGCGCTCGATGTAGCGCGCGAAGTCGACCAGATCCGTGCAGCAGGCGGGGCAGAAGCAGAAGCCCTCCACCCGCTCGCCGGCGTGCCCATCGCAATCAAGGACCTCATCGTCACCAAGGGGCAGCCGACCACCGCAGCATCCCGCATGCTTGAAGGCTGGATGAGCCCCTACGACGCGACCGTGATCGCCAAGATCCGCGAAGCCAAGCTGCCGATGCTCGGCAAGACCAACCTCGACGAATTCGCGATGGGTTCCTCAACCGAATACTCCGCATTCGGCGTGACCCGTAATCCATGGGACCTCGACCGCATCCCAGGCGGCTCCGGCGGCGGCTCCGCAGCAGCGGTCGCAGGCCACCTCGCGCCACTCGCCCTCGGAACCGATACCGGCGGATCGATCCGTCAGCCATCCGCTGTAACCGGCACCGTCGGCGTCAAGCCAACCTACGGTGCGGTCTCCCGCTACGGCGCGATCGCGATGGCATCCTCGCTCGACCAGATCGGTCCCGTCGCACGCACCGTGTGGGACGCAGCCGCACTGCAAGAGCTCATCGGCGGCCACGACCCGAAGGACTCGACCTCGCTCGAAGGCGACTCCGAAGGCCTCATCAAGGCGGCCGAAGAAGGCGCGTCCAGCGACCTCACCGGCGTCAAGGTTGGTGTGATCTCGCAGCTGCGCGGCGGCGAAGGCTTCGAAGACGGCGTGACCGCATCCTTCGAAGAAACCCTCAAGACCCTCGAAGCGCGCGGCGCCGAAATCGTCGAGGTTGACTGCCCGAACTTCACCTACGCGGTCGGCGCGTACTACCTCATCATGCCGTCCGAGGTTTCCTCGAACCTCGCCAAGTACGACGGTGTTCGCTTCGGCCTACGCGTCCTCCCAGAGGACGGCCCCATCACGATCGAACGTGTCATGGGCGCATCCCGCGCTGCTGGCTTCGGCGACGAAGTTAAGCGCCGCATCATGCTCGGGACCTACGCGCTGTCCGCAGGCTACTACGACGCCTACTACGGTTCGGCACAGAAAATCCGTACGCTCATCCAGCGTGACTTTGCGGCCGCATTCGAGAAGGTTGACGTGCTCGTGACCCCAACGGCTCCGACCGTCGCGTTCAAGATCGGCGAAAAGATCGACAACCCTGTTGCGATGTACCTCAACGACATCGCAACCATCCCAGCGAACCTCGCAGGAATCCCAGGTATCTCGATCCCATCCGGGCTCTCCGAAGGCCTCCCAGTAGGCGTTCAGTTCCTCGTGCCAGCCCACGAAGACGCCCGCATGTACCGCATCGCTGCAGCCGCTGAGGCCGCACTCGAAGAAAGCTACGGCGGCCCGCTTCTAACCCAGGCACCAAACCTGGACGAAGCAGTCGCAGCCCGCGTTCAGGAGGCTAACTAA
- the gatC gene encoding Asp-tRNA(Asn)/Glu-tRNA(Gln) amidotransferase subunit GatC, translated as MSGISRDQVAHLATLAHIAMTEEELDRMSTELDAIVDAVASVSEAATDDISATSHPIPLTNVMREDVVGETLTQAQALANAPDAEDGRFRVPAILDED; from the coding sequence ATGTCTGGAATCTCACGTGACCAAGTGGCGCACCTAGCGACCCTGGCACACATTGCCATGACAGAAGAAGAACTCGACAGGATGTCCACAGAGCTCGACGCGATCGTGGACGCCGTCGCCTCAGTCAGCGAAGCCGCAACTGACGACATCTCGGCAACCAGCCACCCCATCCCGTTGACCAACGTGATGCGCGAAGACGTCGTCGGCGAAACGCTCACCCAAGCGCAGGCACTCGCCAACGCACCTGATGCTGAAGACGGCCGCTTCCGTGTCCCAGCGATCCTGGACGAGGACTGA
- the gatB gene encoding Asp-tRNA(Asn)/Glu-tRNA(Gln) amidotransferase subunit GatB — protein sequence MTEIVDFDEALTRYEPVLGFEVHVELNTKTKMFSSAPNEFGDDPNTNVNEVDLGLPGVLPVVNKAGVEYAILLGLALNCNIAEYCRFARKNYFYPDTPKNFQTSQYDEPIAYDGYLDIELDSGKVYRVEIERAHMEEDAGKLTHVGGSSGRIQGASSSLVDYNRAGVPLVEIVTRPITGAGADAPELARKYVEVIRDIVKALDISDARMERGNVRCDANVSLMPIGSEKFGIRSETKNVNSLRSVERAVRYEISRHAGILDAGETVVQETRHWHEDTRTTSSGRPKSDADDYRYFPEPDLVPIVTTADQIAELRERLPELPAAKRSRLKAAWGFSDEEFRDIVNAGLIDTIEETEKAGADASAARKWWMGEISRIANEADKDVTEVGITPAHVVEIEKLIGEKKINNKIARQVLTHVADGEGTPGEIVEKRGLAVVSDDGALTEAVEQAMADNPDVVEKIKAGNQKVIGALMGPIMKATRGQADPGRVREIILEKIN from the coding sequence ATGACAGAGATTGTTGATTTCGACGAAGCCCTGACGCGCTACGAGCCAGTCCTCGGCTTCGAGGTCCACGTCGAGCTGAACACCAAGACCAAGATGTTCTCCTCGGCACCCAACGAATTCGGTGACGACCCGAACACCAACGTCAACGAAGTCGACCTCGGCCTGCCAGGTGTGCTTCCCGTCGTGAACAAAGCAGGCGTCGAGTACGCGATCCTGCTCGGCTTGGCACTCAACTGCAACATCGCAGAATACTGCCGCTTTGCCCGCAAAAACTACTTCTACCCGGACACCCCGAAGAACTTCCAGACCTCGCAGTACGACGAGCCCATCGCATACGACGGCTACCTCGACATCGAGCTGGACTCCGGGAAGGTCTACCGCGTCGAAATCGAACGCGCACACATGGAAGAAGACGCCGGCAAGCTGACCCACGTGGGTGGCTCCTCCGGCCGAATCCAGGGCGCATCGAGCTCGCTCGTTGACTACAACCGTGCAGGCGTTCCACTCGTCGAGATCGTGACCCGCCCTATCACGGGTGCCGGCGCGGATGCCCCAGAGCTTGCGCGCAAGTACGTTGAGGTGATCCGCGACATCGTCAAGGCGCTCGACATCTCGGATGCCCGCATGGAACGCGGCAACGTCCGCTGCGACGCGAACGTTTCGCTCATGCCGATCGGTTCCGAGAAGTTCGGTATCCGCTCCGAAACCAAGAACGTCAACTCGCTGCGCTCCGTCGAACGTGCCGTTCGTTACGAGATTTCCCGCCACGCCGGAATCCTCGACGCCGGCGAGACCGTGGTTCAGGAGACCCGCCACTGGCACGAAGACACCCGTACTACGTCGTCGGGTCGTCCGAAGTCCGACGCCGACGACTACCGCTACTTCCCAGAGCCAGACCTCGTGCCGATCGTCACGACCGCCGACCAGATTGCCGAACTGCGCGAACGCCTTCCGGAGCTGCCAGCCGCGAAGCGTTCCCGCCTCAAGGCTGCGTGGGGCTTCTCTGACGAAGAGTTCCGCGACATCGTCAACGCCGGCCTCATCGACACGATCGAAGAAACCGAGAAGGCTGGCGCGGACGCATCCGCAGCACGTAAGTGGTGGATGGGCGAGATTTCCCGCATCGCGAACGAAGCGGACAAGGACGTCACCGAAGTCGGGATCACCCCGGCACACGTCGTAGAGATCGAGAAGCTCATCGGCGAGAAGAAGATCAACAACAAGATCGCCCGCCAAGTGCTCACCCACGTCGCAGACGGAGAAGGCACACCGGGCGAGATCGTCGAGAAGCGCGGCCTTGCAGTCGTGTCCGACGACGGCGCGCTGACCGAAGCCGTCGAACAAGCGATGGCCGATAACCCGGACGTGGTCGAAAAGATCAAGGCCGGCAACCAGAAGGTCATCGGCGCCCTCATGGGACCGATCATGAAGGCGACCCGCGGCCAGGCCGACCCAGGCCGAGTCCGCGAGATCATCCTCGAGAAGATCAACTAA